One region of Manis pentadactyla isolate mManPen7 chromosome 9, mManPen7.hap1, whole genome shotgun sequence genomic DNA includes:
- the MYOD1 gene encoding myoblast determination protein 1, with protein MELLSPPLRDVDLTGPDSSLCNFATADDFYDDPCFDSPDLRFFEDLDPRFVHVGALLKPEEHSHFPAAVHPTPGAREDEHVRAPSGHHQAGRCLLWACKACKRKTTNADRRKAATMRERRRLSKVNEAFETLKRCTSSNPNQRLPKVEILRNAIRYIEGLQALLRDQDAAPPGAAAAFYAPGPLPPGRGGEHYSGDSDASSPRSNCSDGMMDYSGPPSGARRRNCYDSTYYSESPSEPRPGKSAAVSSLDCLSSIVERISTESPAAPALLLADAPPQSSPCPQEAAARSEVERGSAPTPSLDAAPQCPAGANPNPIYQVL; from the exons ATGGAGCTGCTATCGCCGCCGCTCCGAGACGTAGACTTGACGGGTCCCGACAGTTCTCTCTGCAACTTTGCAACAGCGGACGATTTCTATGATGACCCGTGTTTCGACTCCCCAGACCTACGCTTCTTCGAGGACCTGGACCCGCGCTTCGTGCACGTGGGCGCGCTCCTGAAACCAGAGGAACACTCGCACTTCCCTGCGGCCGTGCACCCGACCCCGGGCGCCCGCGAGGACGAACACGTGCGCGCGCCCAGCGGGCACCACCAAGCTGGCCGTTGTCTACTGTGGGCCTGCAAGGCTTGCAAGCGCAAGACTACTAACGCCGACCGCCGCAAGGCCGCCACCATGCGCGAGCGGCGCCGCCTGAGCAAAGTCAACGAAGCCTTCGAAACGCTCAAGCGCTGTACGTCTAGCAACCCGAATCAGCGGCTACCCAAGGTGGAGATTCTGCGCAACGCCATCCGCTATATTGAAGGCCTGCAGGCGCTGCTGCGCGATCAGGACGCCGCGCCCCCTGGTGCCGCCGCTGCCTTCTATGCGCCTGGCCCGCTACCCCCGGGCCGCGGTGGTGAGCACTACAGCGGGGACTCGGACGCATCCAGCCCGCGCTCCAACTGCTCTGACGGCATG ATGGACTACAGCGGACCCCCGAGCGGTGCCCGGCGGCGAAACTGCTATGATAGCACCTACTACAGCGAGTCACCCAGTG AACCCAGGCCCGGGAAGAGTGCTGCGGTGTCGAGCCTTGACTGCCTGTCCAGCATCGTGGAGCGCATCTCCACGGAGAGTCCCGCCGCGCCCGCGCTTCTGCTGGCGGACGCGCCGCCACAGTCGTCTCCCTGCCCGCAAGAGGCGGCCGCCCGAAGCGAGGTCGAACGTGGCAgcgcccccaccccttccctggaCGCCGCCCCGCAGTGCCCCGCGGGCGCGAACCCCAACCCGATCTACCAGGTGCTCTGA